From Vibrio tritonius, the proteins below share one genomic window:
- a CDS encoding UbiD family decarboxylase yields the protein MKKYTEQDYAQAREEIVDLRSAIKFLSKYEGQVLETDVEVDPVGELSGVYRHIGAAGTTMRPTKEGPMMMFNNVKGFDNKPVAIGVLASRSRTALLLGHEPEYLGHAMMKAANNPVKPVLVEEAPCQEVVYYADDPDFDIRKIIPAPTNTVEDAGPYVTLGLVYAEDPETGESDVTIHRQCFQARDEVSIFFSPGRHIDVFRQKAEAAGKALPITVNIGLDPAVYVSACFEPPVTPLGFNELEIAGAFRNRPVELVQAKSVNTKAIAHAEIVIEGEILPDYRVVEDQNSHTGKAMPEFPGYTGGANPSLPVIKVKSVTTRTNPITQTCIGCSEEHVSLAGICTEASILSMTERAMPGRVQNVYAHSSGGGKLMAVMQFKKLSPKDEGRQRQAALVAFGAFPELKNLIIVGEDVDIFDSNDVMWALNTRHQSDVDTIVIPGASTHVLDPSQMPDMSPSIKGRGISCKTIYDCTVPFELKDTRFQRSQFMEVDYQRFLPKN from the coding sequence ATGAAAAAATATACTGAACAAGATTATGCCCAAGCACGAGAAGAGATTGTTGATCTTCGCTCTGCGATCAAGTTCTTATCCAAATACGAAGGTCAAGTGCTTGAAACAGATGTAGAAGTCGATCCCGTTGGTGAACTCTCTGGTGTATACCGTCACATTGGTGCGGCAGGTACCACCATGCGTCCTACCAAAGAAGGCCCAATGATGATGTTTAACAACGTCAAAGGCTTTGATAACAAACCGGTTGCGATCGGCGTTCTCGCTAGCCGCTCTCGTACTGCACTGCTGCTTGGTCATGAACCTGAATATCTTGGTCACGCCATGATGAAAGCCGCCAACAACCCAGTAAAACCGGTTTTGGTAGAAGAAGCACCTTGCCAAGAAGTGGTTTACTACGCCGATGATCCCGATTTCGATATTCGTAAAATCATTCCAGCGCCAACCAACACGGTTGAAGATGCAGGCCCATACGTAACACTGGGTTTGGTTTACGCAGAAGACCCAGAAACCGGCGAAAGTGATGTCACCATTCACCGTCAATGTTTCCAAGCGCGCGATGAAGTGTCTATCTTCTTCTCTCCTGGTCGTCACATTGATGTGTTCCGCCAAAAAGCGGAAGCTGCTGGTAAAGCACTGCCAATTACCGTGAACATCGGTCTTGATCCAGCAGTGTATGTCTCAGCTTGTTTTGAGCCACCAGTAACACCACTTGGCTTTAACGAATTGGAAATTGCGGGTGCATTCCGCAACCGTCCAGTGGAATTGGTTCAAGCGAAAAGCGTGAACACGAAAGCCATAGCCCACGCAGAAATCGTGATTGAAGGAGAAATTCTACCTGATTACCGCGTGGTGGAAGACCAAAACAGCCACACCGGCAAAGCGATGCCTGAATTCCCAGGATACACAGGTGGTGCAAACCCTAGCCTTCCTGTGATTAAAGTGAAATCCGTTACCACTCGCACTAACCCAATCACCCAAACCTGTATCGGTTGTAGTGAAGAGCACGTAAGCCTTGCGGGTATCTGTACTGAAGCCAGCATTCTTTCAATGACAGAGCGTGCTATGCCAGGTCGCGTGCAAAACGTTTATGCGCACTCTTCAGGCGGCGGTAAATTGATGGCAGTAATGCAATTTAAAAAGCTGTCCCCTAAAGATGAAGGTCGTCAACGTCAAGCCGCTTTAGTCGCGTTTGGTGCCTTCCCTGAACTGAAAAACCTCATCATCGTTGGCGAAGATGTCGATATCTTTGATAGTAATGATGTGATGTGGGCACTAAACACCCGCCACCAATCCGATGTTGATACCATCGTGATTCCTGGGGCAAGTACGCACGTATTGGATCCATCACAAATGCCTGACATGAGCCCTTCTATTAAAGGCCGCGGTATCTCTTGTAAAACCATTTACGACTGTACTGTTCCTTTTGAGCTAAAAGACACGCGTTTCCAACGTTCACAATTTATGGAAGTCGATTACCAACGCTTCCTTCCAAAAAACTAA
- a CDS encoding UbiX family flavin prenyltransferase — MTTRRIVVGVSGASGVQLAFRLLKELRNHPEIETHLVVSGGSERTIEMETDHDILELNCLADVVHDNENTGASIASGTFRIEGMVVVPCSMKTLAGIAHGYSDNLLLRAADVNIKERRKLVLVARETPLSRLHLKNMLTATEYGAVIMPPMLTYYNRPESIEDMETHVVGKILHEFGIEATHYKRWCEDK, encoded by the coding sequence ATGACTACGCGCAGAATAGTGGTGGGAGTGAGCGGCGCCAGCGGCGTGCAACTTGCTTTTCGACTACTCAAAGAATTACGTAATCACCCAGAGATTGAAACGCACTTAGTGGTTTCCGGTGGTAGTGAACGCACGATCGAAATGGAAACCGATCACGACATATTAGAACTCAATTGTCTCGCTGATGTGGTGCATGACAACGAAAATACCGGCGCCAGTATTGCCAGCGGAACGTTTCGCATCGAAGGCATGGTGGTGGTTCCCTGCAGCATGAAAACCTTAGCAGGGATTGCGCACGGCTATTCCGATAATCTGCTACTGCGAGCCGCCGACGTAAACATCAAAGAACGTCGTAAATTGGTCTTGGTCGCCCGTGAAACGCCATTAAGCCGCCTGCATCTAAAAAATATGCTCACCGCAACGGAATATGGCGCGGTCATCATGCCGCCAATGCTCACTTACTACAACCGCCCAGAATCGATTGAAGATATGGAGACCCATGTCGTCGGTAAGATTCTTCATGAATTTGGTATTGAAGCAACCCATTACAAGCGGTGGTGTGAAGACAAATGA
- a CDS encoding porin, with translation MKKLLLSMLVLLTSSPVLADSLVYGGVSVGSSEYDSDNSIAHSLFVGTGIMPWVGLEAGYTGFGKFDLGGGKVDGESVYGVIKPNLNFGPVQVYAKLGLNSWVLEGDDDTSIADDDGLDAMWAIGADYTFLGPIALGVEYATYSLDKKDISTISMTATIYMF, from the coding sequence ATGAAAAAATTATTGTTGAGCATGTTGGTGCTGTTGACCTCCAGCCCTGTCTTAGCTGACTCATTGGTTTATGGCGGCGTATCGGTGGGGTCATCCGAGTATGATTCTGATAATTCCATTGCACACTCTTTATTTGTCGGTACCGGTATTATGCCATGGGTGGGGTTAGAAGCAGGTTACACTGGGTTTGGTAAATTTGACCTCGGTGGAGGGAAAGTAGATGGTGAGTCGGTATATGGTGTGATTAAACCTAACTTGAATTTCGGTCCAGTGCAGGTGTATGCCAAGTTGGGGCTCAACTCATGGGTGTTAGAAGGCGATGATGACACCAGCATTGCCGATGATGATGGTTTAGATGCAATGTGGGCCATTGGCGCTGATTACACTTTTTTAGGTCCTATAGCGTTGGGGGTTGAGTATGCGACCTACTCATTGGACAAAAAAGACATTAGTACGATCAGTATGACAGCGACCATCTACATGTTCTAA
- the lpdD gene encoding prenylated flavin chaperone LpdD gives MISLIKARQGIQVRLDMIPIGDDYSVILSGGDKPHIGASALAQPRPSLQQGGKISASTSVMCVLGHKEDLLAHHVAQELASRLNSVVSVNCGIHIDDAFPTQIKVIQELVTDLIEDLFAEQEKDSNL, from the coding sequence ATGATCTCCTTAATCAAAGCGCGCCAAGGAATCCAAGTTCGACTCGATATGATTCCCATCGGTGATGACTACAGCGTCATTCTCTCTGGGGGTGATAAACCCCACATCGGTGCGAGCGCGCTTGCTCAACCCAGACCCAGTTTGCAACAAGGTGGCAAAATCAGCGCCAGCACGTCAGTGATGTGCGTGCTTGGTCATAAAGAAGATTTGCTGGCTCATCATGTCGCACAAGAGCTGGCGTCACGGTTGAACAGCGTAGTGAGTGTCAATTGCGGTATCCATATTGATGACGCCTTCCCTACGCAAATTAAGGTGATTCAAGAATTGGTAACGGATCTGATTGAAGATCTGTTTGCCGAACAAGAAAAAGATTCCAACTTATAA
- a CDS encoding nickel/cobalt transporter — protein sequence MAQHHAHHSPDKSALSARYLTPARLVTLTTVVLSLAVIVHLIYQWWPHLLMISIQWQRSSVEQISDLIYSATQDPSAMWSLVEISFLYGIFHSIGPGHGKLIVSSYLATNPAKINTALWITVISALVQALVAIAIVSVFLFVMHLTMHHVNQFVEQIFNVSYLGVLLIGAVIFYQGARYFWQRLAQRKQHGEHSHKHEQHHSHSHSSQAHHHQHSNDGTCSCGHKHSASPQELNHASTLKEYAAIIASIGIRPCTGAILVLLFANLANVYWLGVASAILMAVGTAFTTSTIALLTVSGRKVVQHYLTANSQSSFPWVWPLVRIFCGLALIIVSYLLAHQSGFGVSPVFNVR from the coding sequence ATGGCCCAGCATCACGCCCACCATTCCCCGGATAAATCTGCCCTTTCAGCTCGTTACCTCACACCAGCCAGACTGGTAACTTTAACCACTGTTGTGCTCTCATTAGCCGTCATTGTGCATTTGATATACCAGTGGTGGCCGCATCTATTGATGATCAGCATTCAATGGCAACGCAGCAGCGTAGAACAAATTAGCGATTTAATTTATTCGGCGACACAAGACCCTTCAGCAATGTGGTCGCTGGTGGAAATCAGCTTTCTCTACGGCATTTTTCACTCGATTGGGCCTGGCCATGGCAAGTTAATTGTTAGCTCTTACCTTGCAACTAATCCTGCCAAAATAAATACCGCGTTATGGATTACGGTGATTTCTGCACTGGTACAAGCCTTAGTGGCGATTGCCATTGTTTCTGTGTTTTTGTTTGTCATGCATTTAACCATGCATCATGTAAACCAATTTGTAGAGCAGATCTTTAACGTCAGTTACCTCGGTGTGTTATTGATTGGCGCAGTGATTTTTTATCAAGGCGCACGCTATTTTTGGCAGCGATTGGCTCAAAGAAAGCAACATGGCGAGCATTCCCATAAACATGAACAGCATCATTCTCACTCTCATTCGAGTCAAGCGCATCACCATCAACACAGCAATGACGGAACTTGTTCGTGCGGTCATAAACACAGTGCAAGCCCCCAAGAGCTAAACCATGCATCCACATTAAAAGAGTATGCGGCTATTATCGCGAGTATTGGAATTCGGCCATGTACTGGAGCTATTTTGGTGCTGCTTTTTGCTAACCTAGCTAATGTATATTGGTTAGGTGTTGCCAGTGCAATATTGATGGCCGTAGGCACGGCTTTTACCACATCAACTATTGCTCTGCTCACTGTATCGGGCCGAAAAGTAGTACAGCACTATCTAACGGCAAATTCTCAATCCTCTTTCCCTTGGGTATGGCCACTAGTACGGATTTTTTGTGGACTTGCGCTTATCATCGTTAGCTATTTACTGGCTCACCAAAGCGGCTTTGGCGTATCACCAGTGTTTAACGTACGTTAA
- a CDS encoding DUF1007 family protein, with amino-acid sequence MTVSFSAFHRAISRVSITCLTVCSLLSLSFNANAHPHSWINMTTQIQGTDKAITGFHMIWQFDPMTTAYLFDGEDMSPKHKQETLDKLAKSILNNMLSTHYFTYFYHDKTPIKYKTGESPVLTTERGKATFTFDLPLAKPYPLTQDPLKLLIFDPTYYVDMSWKNRSSIELSSALAKQCQFEIVEPHPTAKEVAYATDLPADADPDDTLGQLFTQSLVLTCQPTTQP; translated from the coding sequence ATGACCGTGTCGTTCTCAGCTTTTCACCGCGCGATAAGTCGCGTATCAATCACATGCCTTACTGTATGTAGCCTATTGTCGCTTTCATTCAATGCCAATGCGCATCCCCATTCTTGGATCAATATGACGACCCAAATCCAAGGAACAGATAAAGCCATTACTGGGTTCCACATGATTTGGCAATTTGACCCTATGACCACTGCTTACCTGTTTGATGGTGAAGATATGTCGCCAAAACATAAGCAAGAAACTCTTGATAAATTGGCAAAATCCATCCTCAACAACATGCTATCTACGCACTATTTCACGTACTTTTACCATGACAAAACACCAATTAAGTACAAGACAGGTGAGTCACCAGTATTAACAACCGAGCGGGGAAAGGCCACATTTACCTTCGATTTACCACTGGCTAAACCTTATCCTCTGACTCAAGACCCTCTCAAATTGCTGATTTTCGATCCAACTTACTACGTTGATATGTCGTGGAAAAATCGCAGTAGTATTGAGCTAAGTTCTGCTTTAGCTAAACAATGCCAATTCGAGATTGTGGAACCACACCCAACAGCAAAAGAGGTCGCTTACGCAACTGACCTACCAGCAGATGCCGACCCAGACGACACATTAGGCCAGCTTTTCACCCAATCGTTAGTACTAACCTGTCAACCGACCACTCAGCCTTAA
- a CDS encoding ammonium transporter yields the protein MLIASLLCLPAVAMAADDPLTADTVQNNLNFVWTLIAGFLVFLMQAGFAMVETGLTRAKNAANIMMKNMMDFCIGSLAFWAIGFGLMFGVSNGYFGTTDFFFSGATGDDAPWNFAFWMFQVVFCATAATIISGAVAERTKFSAYLIYSVFVSALIYPIFGSWAWGSLYHGGGWLEDLGFIDFAGSTVVHSMGGWLALAGAIVVGPRIGKYTKDGKVRPLPGHNIPLAALGVFLLWFGWYGFNPGSTTTGDTSIASIAVTTTLAAAAGSVAAMLFTLMKYGKSDVGMTLNGALAGLVGITAGCANVTPLSAVIIGAIAGVLVVLSVLFLDRLKIDDPVGAVSAHGVCGAWGTLAAGIFDQAGFSWGTIGVQVTGIVACFIWAFGTGLILFKCIDLTIGMRVTKEEEMTGLDFSEHGANSYPDFQTISVASDYNGLTGSKKAPSESAATVSKDNTIHI from the coding sequence ATGTTAATTGCAAGCCTGCTCTGTCTGCCAGCGGTTGCTATGGCTGCGGATGATCCGCTAACCGCCGACACAGTACAGAATAACCTTAACTTTGTATGGACACTGATTGCAGGCTTCCTCGTGTTCTTGATGCAAGCGGGTTTCGCGATGGTTGAGACAGGACTCACCCGAGCGAAAAACGCAGCCAACATTATGATGAAAAACATGATGGACTTTTGTATCGGTTCCCTAGCTTTTTGGGCAATTGGCTTTGGCCTAATGTTTGGTGTGAGTAACGGTTATTTCGGCACCACTGACTTCTTCTTTAGCGGTGCAACCGGTGACGATGCACCATGGAACTTCGCTTTCTGGATGTTCCAAGTGGTGTTCTGTGCAACCGCTGCAACCATCATCTCAGGTGCGGTTGCTGAACGCACCAAATTCAGTGCTTACCTTATCTACTCCGTTTTCGTTTCTGCACTGATATATCCCATTTTCGGTAGCTGGGCATGGGGAAGTTTGTACCATGGCGGCGGCTGGTTAGAAGATTTAGGCTTCATTGATTTTGCGGGCTCAACTGTCGTTCACTCTATGGGCGGTTGGTTAGCGCTGGCAGGTGCTATTGTGGTTGGTCCTCGTATCGGTAAATACACCAAAGATGGTAAAGTTCGACCACTCCCTGGCCACAACATACCGCTTGCGGCTCTGGGTGTTTTCCTATTGTGGTTCGGATGGTATGGATTTAACCCAGGTTCAACCACCACAGGTGATACCTCTATCGCGTCAATCGCCGTAACGACTACGCTCGCTGCAGCGGCTGGTTCTGTCGCAGCTATGCTCTTCACCCTAATGAAATACGGTAAAAGCGATGTGGGTATGACCTTAAACGGCGCGCTGGCAGGTCTCGTTGGGATCACAGCGGGCTGTGCGAACGTTACACCACTTTCTGCTGTTATCATTGGTGCGATTGCTGGTGTGCTCGTCGTGCTCTCTGTTCTGTTCCTTGACCGCCTAAAAATCGACGATCCTGTCGGCGCAGTATCTGCCCATGGTGTATGCGGCGCTTGGGGCACATTGGCAGCAGGTATCTTTGACCAAGCAGGCTTCTCTTGGGGAACAATCGGTGTACAAGTGACCGGCATCGTAGCTTGTTTTATCTGGGCATTTGGTACAGGTTTGATTCTGTTTAAATGTATCGATCTCACCATCGGTATGCGTGTAACAAAAGAAGAAGAGATGACAGGTCTAGACTTCTCTGAACATGGTGCAAACTCTTATCCAGATTTCCAAACCATCAGCGTAGCTTCAGACTACAATGGTTTAACTGGCAGCAAAAAAGCCCCTTCAGAATCGGCGGCTACAGTGAGTAAAGATAACACCATCCACATTTAG
- a CDS encoding GNAT family N-acetyltransferase, producing MTTQYCEAQDKAYARQITQTNMAEYYRTHGINWDDEMFDDSWEHFENFDIVVDDVRVGVIRFSRSTEALYIRDLQVEPQYQNGGVGTQAIKWAKEYASQLGMTQLRLRVFPENPAKSLYMRLGFAVSHQMEVVEEMVFDLA from the coding sequence GTGACAACACAATATTGTGAAGCGCAAGATAAAGCTTATGCTCGACAGATAACTCAAACGAATATGGCGGAGTATTACCGAACTCACGGCATTAATTGGGATGATGAAATGTTTGATGATTCATGGGAGCATTTCGAAAATTTCGACATCGTGGTGGACGATGTGCGCGTTGGTGTGATTCGTTTTTCTCGCTCAACTGAGGCGCTTTATATCCGTGATTTGCAGGTTGAGCCGCAATATCAAAATGGTGGTGTAGGGACACAAGCAATCAAGTGGGCTAAAGAGTATGCAAGTCAGTTGGGTATGACACAGCTGCGTTTGCGTGTTTTTCCTGAAAACCCTGCGAAGTCGTTGTATATGAGGTTAGGCTTTGCAGTATCACACCAAATGGAAGTGGTAGAAGAGATGGTGTTTGATTTGGCTTAA
- a CDS encoding LysR family transcriptional regulator, with the protein MKSVKPLNNINMNLLLPLNALLEYRSVTAAADSLGIAQPTMSKHLAALRTVLNDQLLVRVGSRMQLTPAASEIQATLSLVLNGLTDIFSANYDPLKDKREFIIACPDYVSVYILPDVIQPYMNDDSAVSFSVINWDRQARSLLLEGLIDFVITIDEDFAPNFIRKVVDKDDWVMVMREGHPLSVQEKVTTEEMLSYPYAQTITGGGSAKQIDRYFHNHKLKRNIKLSVQGYISMYCAIRNSDMVSIVPLHQAANMTKDFGLTYRKLPFRMAQSQHSVYWHEKFNNDSSHRWFREHIINEIVNHPRHRVNTEI; encoded by the coding sequence ATGAAGTCAGTAAAACCGTTAAACAATATAAATATGAATCTGTTACTGCCGCTGAACGCCCTTTTGGAATACAGAAGTGTGACCGCTGCCGCAGATTCACTAGGCATCGCTCAACCGACCATGAGTAAGCATCTGGCAGCGCTAAGAACAGTCCTTAACGATCAGTTGCTTGTGCGTGTTGGTAGCCGAATGCAACTGACGCCGGCCGCATCAGAAATCCAAGCGACCCTCTCTTTGGTACTTAATGGCCTTACTGATATTTTTTCCGCCAATTACGATCCGTTAAAAGATAAGCGTGAGTTTATTATCGCTTGCCCAGACTACGTCAGCGTCTACATTCTGCCGGATGTCATTCAGCCATATATGAATGATGATTCTGCCGTGTCGTTTAGTGTGATTAACTGGGACCGCCAAGCCCGCAGTTTGCTGCTTGAGGGGTTGATTGATTTTGTGATTACCATTGATGAGGATTTTGCGCCGAACTTTATTCGTAAAGTGGTGGACAAAGATGACTGGGTGATGGTGATGCGTGAAGGGCATCCTCTAAGTGTGCAAGAAAAAGTGACGACCGAAGAGATGCTCTCATACCCCTACGCTCAAACCATTACCGGGGGAGGAAGCGCTAAACAGATCGACCGCTATTTCCATAATCACAAGCTTAAACGCAACATTAAGCTGTCTGTACAGGGCTATATCTCTATGTATTGTGCGATTCGCAATAGTGATATGGTGTCGATAGTTCCTTTGCATCAAGCCGCCAATATGACCAAAGATTTCGGTTTAACCTACCGCAAATTGCCGTTTAGAATGGCGCAATCGCAGCACTCAGTCTATTGGCATGAAAAGTTCAATAACGACAGTTCACATCGGTGGTTTAGAGAACATATTATTAACGAAATCGTTAATCATCCTCGCCATCGCGTGAATACAGAAATCTAA
- a CDS encoding RNA recognition motif domain-containing protein, translated as MKLLVRNLARTTTEHDLRVLFQAHGTVTTCNLVLDQETGASKGFGFVEMPNAEEANNAISQLNLSQVAKSKIRVKPAQN; from the coding sequence ATGAAACTTCTCGTTCGCAATTTAGCGCGCACTACAACCGAACACGACCTTCGCGTTCTTTTCCAAGCTCACGGCACAGTCACTACCTGCAACCTCGTTCTTGACCAAGAAACTGGGGCATCTAAAGGATTTGGTTTTGTGGAAATGCCAAATGCAGAAGAAGCGAATAACGCTATCTCTCAATTGAACCTGAGCCAAGTGGCAAAAAGCAAAATTAGAGTTAAACCAGCTCAAAACTAA
- a CDS encoding Cof-type HAD-IIB family hydrolase: MSVRAIAVDMDGTFLDPNQHYDKARFLALYQQLKDQDIEFIVASGNQYYQLVSYFPEVANEISFVAENGALLYLHGEEIFHGVMTEDALDKVYTILDADPSIDYVACGLNGAYMLPHISQEFADIASHHYARLEKVASIRAIDDVMFKFSIKTTVDHADTLIAELAEQLGDVVHTVSSGFGFIDLIIPGLHKANGLKKVLARFDIDPSECVAIGDSLNDKEMLELVGYSFAMGNAADKVKAVARYHTETNEQAGALNVIEKVVSGQAPFNA, encoded by the coding sequence ATGTCCGTTAGAGCAATCGCGGTGGATATGGATGGTACTTTCCTTGATCCGAACCAGCATTATGACAAAGCTCGTTTTCTCGCTTTGTATCAACAATTAAAAGATCAAGATATCGAATTTATTGTCGCCAGTGGTAACCAGTATTACCAGCTCGTCTCTTACTTCCCTGAAGTCGCTAATGAAATTTCTTTTGTGGCCGAAAATGGCGCACTACTGTACTTACATGGTGAAGAGATTTTCCATGGTGTAATGACTGAAGATGCTCTCGATAAAGTCTATACCATTCTCGATGCTGACCCATCAATTGATTATGTTGCGTGTGGCCTCAATGGTGCTTACATGCTGCCACATATTAGCCAAGAATTTGCTGACATTGCTTCGCACCATTATGCCCGTTTAGAAAAAGTAGCAAGCATTCGTGCAATTGATGATGTGATGTTTAAGTTTTCAATCAAGACCACGGTAGACCATGCTGATACCTTAATTGCTGAACTTGCTGAGCAGCTTGGTGATGTGGTTCATACGGTTTCAAGTGGTTTCGGTTTTATTGACTTGATCATTCCGGGCCTGCACAAAGCAAATGGCCTGAAGAAAGTCTTGGCTCGTTTTGACATCGACCCATCTGAATGTGTCGCCATTGGTGATAGCCTCAATGATAAAGAGATGCTGGAACTGGTTGGTTACTCATTTGCTATGGGCAACGCGGCCGACAAAGTCAAAGCCGTAGCTCGTTATCACACCGAGACCAACGAACAAGCTGGCGCATTAAACGTTATTGAAAAAGTGGTATCAGGCCAAGCGCCTTTTAATGCTTGA
- a CDS encoding nucleotidyltransferase family protein: MEILKTLQSLAIPDAWIAAGFVRNLVWDRLHGYQHNTVLHDVDVIYFAKDGTESEQIKLEKRLSQLLPTVNWQVKNQALMYERNGDLPYVDCQDAMSYWPECETAVAVRLHNDKLEFLAAFGWESLFALQITYNPKRSWSTFIQRVEGKKWQTLWPKLQLQKS; this comes from the coding sequence ATGGAAATCCTCAAAACGTTACAGTCGTTAGCCATACCGGATGCATGGATTGCTGCTGGCTTTGTTCGCAATTTGGTGTGGGATCGTCTGCACGGCTATCAACACAATACGGTACTGCATGATGTGGATGTGATCTATTTTGCTAAAGATGGCACTGAATCTGAGCAAATAAAGCTCGAAAAGAGATTAAGCCAATTGCTGCCAACCGTGAATTGGCAAGTGAAGAACCAAGCATTGATGTATGAGCGTAATGGGGATTTGCCTTATGTGGATTGCCAAGATGCAATGAGTTATTGGCCAGAGTGTGAAACGGCAGTCGCGGTGCGTCTACATAACGACAAATTGGAATTTCTAGCGGCATTTGGTTGGGAATCACTGTTTGCACTGCAGATTACTTACAATCCTAAGCGCAGTTGGTCAACGTTTATCCAACGTGTCGAAGGTAAAAAGTGGCAAACGCTGTGGCCAAAGTTGCAACTGCAAAAGAGCTAA
- a CDS encoding phosphatase PAP2 family protein, producing the protein MKMVGKSLVSGLLLSFLCVSSAVHAKSETLEQTGDFLQWGIPTGAAFISAAKLDGEGFGQLMEGAFWTSFSTHMLKITINAERPNGRDYSFPSGHTSAAAQGAAYLQFRYGWQYGLPAYMLTGVVGYSRVENKYHYWRDVAAGAALATGIQYAISEAGWSVTNLALVPTFDGDSVGLFASLKY; encoded by the coding sequence ATGAAGATGGTGGGTAAATCGTTGGTATCTGGGCTGCTACTGTCGTTTTTGTGTGTTTCAAGTGCTGTGCATGCAAAGAGCGAAACGTTAGAGCAGACCGGGGATTTTCTGCAATGGGGTATTCCAACGGGGGCTGCTTTTATTTCTGCGGCAAAACTTGACGGAGAGGGCTTTGGTCAGCTGATGGAAGGGGCCTTTTGGACGTCGTTTTCTACACACATGTTGAAGATTACTATTAACGCTGAACGTCCTAATGGACGTGACTATAGTTTCCCTTCGGGTCATACATCCGCTGCAGCTCAGGGGGCTGCTTACCTACAATTTCGCTACGGTTGGCAATATGGTTTACCTGCTTATATGCTTACAGGTGTAGTTGGTTACTCCAGAGTGGAAAATAAATATCATTATTGGCGCGACGTTGCTGCCGGCGCTGCTTTGGCGACAGGCATCCAATACGCTATTAGTGAAGCAGGATGGAGCGTGACTAATTTAGCGCTTGTACCAACGTTTGATGGTGACAGTGTAGGGCTTTTCGCATCACTTAAATATTGA
- a CDS encoding DUF554 domain-containing protein, with amino-acid sequence MIGPFINGAAVIIGGAGGSFLGSKVSERVRNGLPLIFGLASMGLGLAMTGRVQNLSAVILSVLIGSIFGEVINLESHIQTVAGKVKNFMGRFGSPAGHNLTQEQYMEKFIAILVLLCASGTGVFGSMNEGMTGDPTMLIIKAFLDLCTAGIFAISLGLPVAVLAIPQFIIQAILYFAAASIMPLTTPMMIADFSAVGGLIMFATGFRIAGIKSFAIANMLPALFIAMPISHYWVAIVGH; translated from the coding sequence ATGATTGGTCCATTTATTAACGGCGCGGCAGTGATTATCGGTGGTGCTGGTGGTAGCTTTCTTGGCAGTAAAGTCAGTGAACGTGTACGTAATGGATTGCCTTTGATTTTCGGTCTAGCCTCTATGGGGCTAGGCTTGGCAATGACCGGACGTGTACAAAACTTATCGGCTGTTATCCTCTCTGTTCTTATCGGTTCTATTTTTGGCGAAGTGATCAATCTGGAAAGCCACATCCAGACGGTCGCTGGTAAGGTGAAAAACTTTATGGGTCGCTTTGGCAGCCCTGCTGGCCATAACCTAACTCAAGAACAGTACATGGAAAAATTCATCGCCATTTTGGTACTGCTGTGTGCAAGTGGTACAGGTGTCTTTGGTTCAATGAATGAAGGGATGACCGGCGATCCAACCATGCTGATCATCAAAGCGTTCTTGGATTTGTGTACTGCGGGTATCTTCGCGATTTCGCTGGGTTTACCCGTTGCAGTGCTCGCGATTCCACAATTTATCATCCAAGCGATCTTATACTTCGCTGCGGCCTCCATCATGCCATTAACAACGCCAATGATGATTGCAGACTTTTCTGCTGTGGGTGGCTTAATTATGTTTGCGACCGGTTTTCGTATCGCAGGGATTAAATCCTTTGCTATCGCCAACATGTTGCCAGCACTCTTTATTGCGATGCCTATTTCTCACTACTGGGTAGCCATCGTCGGCCACTAA